The DNA sequence AAGCTGGGCCAGGGCCGAAGCCGCCGGGGCCTCCGCCGGGATCGTTCGGGGACGCGGCGCCCATCGAGGCGTCGACCCGCGATGCGTCGTGCGCGCCGAGCTTCCGCGGCATCGTGCGCGACTTCGACGACACCCATCCGGACTTCGAGAAGTTCGTCGGCGACGGCGAGCTGGGGATCGTGGCCGGGACGCTCGGCGCCGACGGAAAACCCGTGTACGTCTCGAGCGGGACGACGCGGCACACGACGGGCAAAACCAACTTCGATCAGTGGTTCCGCAACGTGCCCGGCGTGAACGTGGCCATCGACTACGACGTGCCCTTCGTCGAGACGAACGGGCGCCTCCTCTTCGAGAGCAACGCCTTCTTTCCTATCGACGGCCGAGGCCGCGGGAACCAAGGGCGCGCCCACAACTTCCACTTCACCTTCGAGCTCCGCAATCTCTTCTCGTACCGAGGCGGGGAGGTCTTCACCTTCTCGGGGGACGACGATCTGTGGGTCTTCGTGAACGGGCGGCTCGCGATCGATCTCGGAGGGGTGCACGACACGAAGCGCGGATCCATCGACTTCGACGCGCGCGCCGCGGAGCTCGGGCTCGTCAAAGGCAACGTATACGAGCTCGCCGTGTTCCAGGCCGAGCGCCACACCCCGGGCTCGAACTTCCGCATCGAGACGAGCGTGCTCTTCACGAACTGCGCGCCCGTCGTTCGGTGATGGGTGCCCCAGGGCGCCGAAGGCGGATGCACGACGTGGCGCGGACGCGCTGCCAGCCGGCCCCGAAGCGCTCGGCTTCGCGGGCTCTTAGGGGCGGCGGCTCGCCGATGTGCGTGGGGATCGATTGAAGGGCACGTCGCCACGGGATAGCGTCGCGGTATGCCAAAGGACCCGACAACGACGCTCCTCCTCGTCGGTTCGCTCGTCGTTCTCGCCGCGTGCAAGCAGTCGTCGAACCCGGCGTCGGACGCGGAACCTACGGGGAAGGGGGCCGTGGGCTCGGTGACTGGAGACGAGCGTCCTTCGGCCGCGGCCATTGCGCGAGAGCCCGCTGCGCGGATCATGACGATCAACGAAGCCGCAGCCCTTGCGACTGGCGACGCTCAATCGATCCTGAGTACGCCCCTGCTCGTGACGGCGACCGTGTCCGAAACACAACAAGGACCCCAAGGCTTCGAGTCGAAGGCGATCGTGCGATTCGTCTCGCGCAAGACGCTAGTGCGCGCCGTGGTCGAGCTGGCCGCGCCTAGCTACCCGGTTCCCGCGGTCGGGTCGACGGTCATTCTCCTGTGCAACGACGGCGTCCACTCGATGCTCAATGGAGCGTTCGTGCAGTTCCAGGGATGCGTCCAGAGGTGATGGCCTGCTCATTCCCCGATCGCCGGCGCTGCGCGCGGGGCGCGAGCTTGGGCCCCGGGTGACTCGCCCTTCTGTCGCCGAGATGAAGAGCCTCTTGGACGTCGTGCCGTCGAGGATCGTGGCGTACACCCCACCACGAGGCCGACCTCGAACGAAAAAGTAGGTTCCGCGCGCGCCTTGGCGCTCGGGCGCGGACGTCGAACGGCCGACGACCCTTGGCAGTCCCGACGGGGGACGGGAGAAAATCGACGGGCGACCCTCGCGAGGTGCGTGGGTCGCCCGGAGTTGCGAGAGACGCCCTTTTCAGAGGCTCGGGGCGCCGCGCTTCGCGAGCTCACGCTCGGCGCGCGAGCAGTCCTTCGACCATTTGAGCCAAGCGCCGTTCTTTCGGTAGCAGTAGACGAGGCTGTCCTTCTCGACCGTGCTCACGATCGCGATGACGGCGCCGGCCTTGACCGGCTGGCCGTCCTGGCCGCCCTTGATCCTCCACTCGTAGACCGGGGAGCTCGACCAGTCGAGGTTGATGCCGAGATCACGTCGGCTGTAGCGGATGTAGTTTCCGTCGTTTCCTCGTCGCACGCGAATGGCGACCGGCTCGCCGTATTTCACCGGGCCCGAGCCGGCCTGCCGCTTGATAGTGACGTAGTCGCCGTGCTTCGTGTCCCAGCCGAGGTTGATTCCGCCGAGGGTGCCCTGGCGCTTGTACGTGAGGGAGCTGCCGGACACGACGCTCTGCAGGTCGAACGCGTCGTCCGAGACGAGGTCTCCCGAGGAGCCCGTGACCACCTTGTAGTCGGGCTGGACCGGAGCCTCCGCCTGCGCGCCCGCCGTCACGCTGAGTCCCACCACCGTCATGCACGCCAACACACCGACGAACGATCGTTTCATAGTCATCTCCCTCGAAGTGCGGTGTCGCCGAACGCCACACCGTACCTCCCCCCAGTGCAGCGCGCGTGCCACGATGCCGAGCGCCATGAGCGGCGAAAACCTGGGAAAAACGAGGGTAGGGCGCGCTCCGCCCGAGGGCGCGCCCAGGGCGGGCCCGCGAGCTCGGGCGGTCCCGTGCGACGCTCGCCACCACGTAGCCCGATCGCGCCGCTCCGCGTACGTTCGGGTCATGCCGAAGCTCGCGCGTCTCGCGCACCTGTCGCTGCTCGCCGTGCTCGCGTCGAGCGGCGTCTACGCATGTGCGGGGCCACGCCTCCGCGAGAGATGCCCGCGCCGATCGAGCCGAGCGCCCGTGTGGCCGTAGCCTACGACTCCGGGCCAGACAGCGCGGCCCCGGACAGCGCGGCCCCGGACGCCGCCCACGAGCGCCCCCCGCCGCGCGGCCGCGACGCGATCGTGACCGCCCTCTCCGAGAGCCCGAACGTCGTCACGCTCGACGGTGTGCCGGCCCTCTTTCCGCCCGCGCTGAGGCGCAACTTCGTGCTGAAGCACGGCATCTCGCGGCGCGGCGAGCGTGGCCACCTCGTCGAGACGCGCGTGAGCCAGAGCGCCGATCCGGACGCGCCGCGCGTCATCGCGTGGGACGAGGGGCGCGGCCTCGTCGTGAGCTACAACGGCGGCGGGCCGAAGCAGACGAACGGACAGCGCCTCGACATGCACGAATTCGACCTCGAGAGCGGTCGCTTCGAGCTGTCGTCGATCGACTTCCCGATCGCCCCGGGCGCGCCGAAGCTCGAGTCGAGAGGATGCGACACCTGCCACGGCCCACGCGCGCGGCCGATCTTCTCCATGTACCCGGATTGGCCGGGCTTCTACGGGTCGGACAACGACGAGCTCTCGCGCAAGGACGTCCCGGTGCAGGCCGCGGAGCTCGCCGACTACCAGAGGCTCCGCGCGCGCATCCCGAGCCTCCCGCGGTACGCGCCGCTCTTCTCCGATGCCGACGTGCGTGCCCGCTTCGATCGGCCGCTCTGGGACACGTTCCCCTACCGACCCGACACACGCGAGGACATCCACGCCGTCTCGCGCGCGTTCGCGTTCCGCCCCGGCCTGCGGCTCGGCCTCGTGCTCGCGCGCATGCAGGCGCGCGTTGATCGCCCACGTCGTCCATCACCCGAGGTACACGAAGCTGGGCCCCGCGTTCCTCGCGACGCTGCTCGAGTGCAGCCTCACGCCGCGAGCGACGGCGCGGGTCTCGAGCGACGCGCGGGAGGCGCTCCAGGAAGCGCCCAAGCTCGTCGGGAAGAAGCTCCACGAGCGTCAGGCGTGGCGGCTCTTCGACCTCGAGATCCGCGACGTGGATCTTCGTTACGGGTACGGGCACGAAGGCAACGCCTCCGACGACGCGAGCTCGAACCCGATGGCGATTGGCTACATCGGCACGTATTGGAATGCCTACTTCGACGGGAGCGCCACGCTGGACGAGCTCGTCGCGAGCGGCCTCCTCGCCGACCTTTCGCGGACGCACCCGACGCTCGCGGGCATCGTCACCCCGAGCGGCCTTCGCAAGAAGTACGCGCACCTCACGGAGCGCTTCGTGTTGGACGCCCCCTTCTTCGACGCGATGGACCGACTCGGAACCTGGATCCCCATCCCGTACCCGAGCGCGCTCGACAAGGTCCACCACCGCGAAGGGTTCGGGAAGGCGTACCGCGACCAACACGAGAAGCTCTGCGGAGCGCTCGACGCGCTCCTCGAATGACCGCCGTGCCCGCTCCGAGGCCCCGAAACGGACCCCTCCGGGGGCCCACTGTTACGGCGCCGGAACAGTGACGTGATCCGAACGATTTCCGATGGTTACTCGATAGTAACTCTGTGGTGAGTGGGGCGGTCGCCAGGGCCCGTCGCGAGCCGCGTCCGGGCACGCGAGCGCCCCCCGAAGACGACGTCGTGGCGCCCCTCGTGCACGGCGCCCCGATCCCTTCTCCGCAAGCACCTTGGTGGCGGTCTTGCCCGCCTCCGTGGGGACTCGCGACGAGCGTGCGGTTCGGAGGCGCCTCGCTCAGCGCACCCCGCGGCCCTTGCGTGTCTCCCGCGGCAACGCCGTGACGCTCGTGGCGGCGAGGTCGGGGCCGTGCACGACCCCGGCGGCGTGTGCGAGGGCTCCGGCGTAGGCGATCATGGCGGCGTTGTCGGTGGCGCTCGCGAGGTCCGGCAGGTGCGCGACCATGCCACGCGCCTCGCAGGCCTCGGTCACACGCGCGCGGAGCTCTCGGTTCGCCGCGACACCGCCGCCAATGACGACGTCGCGCACGCCTTCGCGCACGGCGGCCGCGATCACCTTGTCGGTGAGCACCTTCGTCGCCGTGGCTTGGAACGACGCGCACACCGTGGCGAGCGCGTCTCCCGTGGGGACGCCGTGCTTCGCCACGTGCTGGACCACCTGGGTCTTCAGGCCCGAGAAGCTCATGTCGAGCGTCTTCGTGCTGGCCATCGGCGCGAGGAACATTTCAGGGTCCGCCGTGGCCGTGCGCGCGAGCCGATCGACCACGGGCCCGCCCGGGTACCCGAGGCCGAGGAGCTTCGCGACCTTGTCGAAGGCCTCGCCGGCCGCGTCGTCGCGGGTGGCGCCGAGCTCGCGAATTTGCTCGGGCAGCGGGCCGTCCACTCGGTAAATCGCCGTGTGCCCGCCCGAGACGAGCAGCGCGACGAACGGTCTCTCGGGGGGCCTCGCGGGGGCGTCGCCACGACGGAGCTCGTTCGCGAAGAGGTGCCCGACGAGGTGGTCCACGCCGACGAGCGGGATGCCCTTCGCCCACGCGAGGCCCTTCGCCACTTGCACACCCACGACGAGCGCGCCGACGAGCCCGGGGCGGCACGTGACCGCGACGAGGCCCACGTCGTCGAGCGTCTTCTCGGCCTTCGAGAGGGCGAGCGTCACCACGTGCGGCAGGTTCGTCAGGTGATCCCGCGAGGCGAGCTCGGGGATGACCCCGCCGTACGGGGCGTGGAGGGCGACCTGGCTCTCGACCACGTCGGAGAGCACGCGGCCCTCGTGGTCGACGAGCGCGGCGGCCGTCTCGTCGCACGAGGTCTCGATGCCGAGCACGATCATCGCGCACCTTCTCCCACGAGGCAGGGCGCGCGACAAGTACCCGAGATCACGGGCACTTCGGTGTCCACACGTCGGGCCCGAAGACCTCGGCCACGAGCGCGTGCAGCGCAGGATCGTAGGCGAGGAGCTCGGCGCGCGTGTTCACGTCGTTGTGGATTCCGTTCGGCGGGCTCGCCTGGAGGTTCGTGTCGAAGTACGACTGCACGCCCTCGGCGAAGTACTCCTCGACGTTCGAGCCCGCGTAGGTGTCCTTCCATTTTTCCGGCGGCGATCGCGCTCCTGTAGGCCGTGTCGAGGCGGCCTTGGAACGTCGTGTCGGCGAAGGTGACGCCGAGGTTCACGATGCCGTGCGAGAGCTCGTGCACGAGGATGTTCTCGCCGACGTACGGGTCCCTTCGTGTCGCAGAGGAGGTTCTCTTCGGCGCACGACGTGGCGGGGCGCGCGACGGTTCCGCCGAGGCCGCGGGCGCGCACGTTCCAGTCGGTGCCGGGGAAGGCTTGGTAGAGATCGGCGTGCTCGGGGACGTCGGTCGTCACCTCGCTGCGGGCCATCACGGCGAGGCGTGCCTTCTTCGACGTCATCGCGGCGCGCACGTCCGAGCGGAACGAGAGCATCTTGGAGGCGATGCGGCAGGCTTGGCGGAGGGCGCCGTCGCTCACCTTGTCGGAGGCGACGACGGGAAGGCCGGTCGCGTCGAGGTGCTTCTTGTAGAAGGGGGAGAGGCCGAGCGCGGCGGGCGGGGGCGCGATGGGCGCGTCGCATCCCGTGGCGATGGGCGCGTCGGGTGCGGAGGCGTCGACGCCCGGGGCTGCATCGGCCGTCGGGGGGCTTGCGGCGTCGGCCACGGGGACGTCGGCGTCCGGCGTGGGCTGCGTGGCCGGCGTCGTCACCAGGGTGCACTCGACGAGGGTGGCGAGCGGCACGACGGCCAGGAGATTCGCGAGGCGCATCTTCGGAGCATACACCTCGGGTTTTCGCGTCGCGCCTCAGTCCTCGCAGCGGGGGTCGCGTCGGGAGAGCACGACCTCTTCCTCGACCGCACCGTCGGGGGGGACGATCTTGGGCCGCACGGCGCGAATGCCGGGCCGCGTCGGTGTGTCGCTCGGTCGACCCTGCCAGTGTCGCGGGGGTGGAGTCGGGGGCGCTGTCTTCGGGGGCCACGAGCATGCGCGCCGTGATGACGTCGGCATGCCACGGCAAAGGGCCGCGAATCCCGGAAGGTGGACGATGCCCGTGGACCTCTCGTGAGGCTTCGAGGCCGCGCGGCGTGAGGTGCCGGCGCAGCATGTTCGGTTGCCGGTAGCTCACGTGGCCGACGGGCCGACCGAGGCCCGAACCGACCCGTGAGGACCGACCGCCGACCCGTGAGGACCGACCGACGTTCGCGCCAAACACATGAAATGAATCAATTTACGCGCCAAGGCATGCCCGAACGGCATCCGCGTCAAATTCCGCCCGCCGTGCCGCTACTCGCAGCCGGTCGAGGCGAACACGGGCACCGGCTGGGCCTGCGAGCCGACCGAGAGCGCGAGGAGCGAGCGGTCCTTGAGGGTGCCGACGAAGGCGTCGCACGCCGTCGGGCAGAACCGGATGCGCCCTCCCTCGACCGTGTACCCGTTCTTGTCGGAGCAGTCTTGGGAGGCCTTCACCCGAATGGTCTCCCGGCGGACGGGGTCGTAGTACGAGACGACCGACTTGCCGTCGACCACCTTGCCGCCGGGCACACCGTAGAGGCACGAGCTGAGGTCGCGCGTGATCTGGCTGAGGGCGTCGCTGCCGCGCGCTTGGTCTTTGCGGGCGTCGTAGAGCTTGAAGGTGTCGGCGGCCTCGCGCGAGGCCTGCTCGAGCTCGGGCTCGACGGTGCCGTCGGTGCCGAGGAGCAGCGCGTACGTGGGGACCTTCCCTTTGCGCACCACGTCGATGAGCGGGGTGCCCGCCGTGCACTTGGTCGTCGCGAAGTCCTTGTTGCCGATGAGGAGCACGCCCTTGCGGCTGAAGCCGGAGAACTCGGCCTCGTTCAGCTTGGCGTAGGCCGAGTCGAGCGAGCCGTCGGCGCGGAGGGGCGTGGTGATGGGCTCGAGCGCGCGTGTGCCGGAGACGAAGTCGGCGATGGTGGTGGCCACGGCCTTCTGCGCCTTGAGCGCGGGCTGCATCGGGACGTCGAGGAGCTTGAAGGTGCGCGTGCCGCAGTCGATGTCTTGCGGGATGACCTTGAGCCCGAGCTGCATCGCCTCGAACACCGGGTCGGCGAGCGAGAGGCCGAGGGTGCGCGTGACCGTCGTGTCTTTGTAGAAGTCCGACATGCGCACCGAGCCGTCGAGGAGGACGACGAGCGCGCTCGGGGTGGGCTTCACCTCGAAGGTCTGGCAGGTGCCCGCGAGCGGCGTGATCGTGCCGGCGGGGTTGCCCGTCATGGCCTTGAAGACGTCGCCGTCGCAGAGGGGCTGGCGCTGCGTCTTCGACTGGCACACGCCCGAGCTCTTGAGGCCGCTGATGCGGTGCGCGGAGACCTTGCCGTCGGGATCCTGGCCCCTGACCATGTCGCACAGGCCCGGCGCCAGCTGGAATTGCTGCGGCTTGGACGCGTCGGGGATGAAGTAGCCCCTCGTCCGGATCTTGGTCGAGGACCTCGGCCACCTCGCCGCCGTCGAAGAAGGCGCGCACGTTGAGGCCGTCGCCGTCCTTCGGGATGGTGATGCCGGGGTAGCTCGGGGCGCCGGGAGAGCCCGGGTGCGCGTAGATGCACTTGTCGGCGTCGAGCAAGATGGGCGTCTGCCCGGTGAGGTTCACGCACGTCTCGACGTTGAAGCACGTGGTGGCGGCGCCGTTCACCATGCGCTCGTCGAACTCGGCGAGCTTGGACGAGTCGGTGTCGACCGGGGCGCACCGGCCGGCCTTGCACGTCTCCTCGGACTTGCAGTTCGTCTTGTCGAAGCACGAAAACGAGAGCGGCATCGGCAAAAAGAGGATCTTCTCGGGCGTGTACGTCTGCCGCGACGAACGCAAGATGCGGCCTTTCGCGGCCTCGGTCCCGAGCTGGATGGGCGTGTTCACGCAGTCGGCGAACTGGTCGACCGTCGTCGCGTCTTGGCGCTCCTCGGAGTAGCCGGCGACCGTGATCGTGAGGGGGAGGCCGCGGTTCGAGTCGTCGATGGGGAGCGTGCCGAGCGTGCGGGGAGCTGCACCTTGCCGTCGAAGACGCGGTACGAGTCGCACTTCACCTGCGTGCCGCCCACGAGCACGTCGACGCGGATGGTCTTCAGGTCCTTCGGGACGCGCACCTGGGTCGAGATGCCCGCGACGAGCTCGGTCTGCTTCTTCCCCTCGCAGCCGCTCCAGACGAGCGCGGAGGTGCCGAGGGCGGCGAGCGTGGCGATGGTGCGGAGCTTCATGCGGCAGTCTCCTTGGGGCAAACCCCTAGTTTAACGAAGAAAAGTGCGGGGCGCCCGCGGCTACTGGTGCTCGACGATGTAGGGAGGGAGCGTACCGCGGTACGGATCCTGATCTTTCGGCGCGAAGAGCACGGCGGCCGCGCCGATGCCCACGCCGATGACCACGACGGTGCCGATGAGCCACGGGACGAAGCTCGGGGCCTTGTCCTCGTTGAGGATGGCGGTGACGGGGCGCTCGCCGCCCTTCGGCACTTCGACGTCGAGGTTGTAGGTGTAAAAGCCATTCTTTTTGGCGGTGACGAGGTGGGGGCCCGCGTCCACCGCGCCCTCGAAGCGCGTCGAGCCGACGACCTTTCCGTCGATGAGGATCGTGGCGCCTTCGGGCTTGG is a window from the Myxococcales bacterium genome containing:
- a CDS encoding fibro-slime domain-containing protein, yielding MSYPRSLRMLGLFVLGIGAASACANAPTVERDDGFSDEIVQREAGPGPKPPGPPPGSFGDAAPIEASTRDASCAPSFRGIVRDFDDTHPDFEKFVGDGELGIVAGTLGADGKPVYVSSGTTRHTTGKTNFDQWFRNVPGVNVAIDYDVPFVETNGRLLFESNAFFPIDGRGRGNQGRAHNFHFTFELRNLFSYRGGEVFTFSGDDDLWVFVNGRLAIDLGGVHDTKRGSIDFDARAAELGLVKGNVYELAVFQAERHTPGSNFRIETSVLFTNCAPVVR
- the tsaD gene encoding tRNA (adenosine(37)-N6)-threonylcarbamoyltransferase complex transferase subunit TsaD, coding for MIVLGIETSCDETAAALVDHEGRVLSDVVESQVALHAPYGGVIPELASRDHLTNLPHVVTLALSKAEKTLDDVGLVAVTCRPGLVGALVVGVQVAKGLAWAKGIPLVGVDHLVGHLFANELRRGDAPARPPERPFVALLVSGGHTAIYRVDGPLPEQIRELGATRDDAAGEAFDKVAKLLGLGYPGGPVVDRLARTATADPEMFLAPMASTKTLDMSFSGLKTQVVQHVAKHGVPTGDALATVCASFQATATKVLTDKVIAAAVREGVRDVVIGGGVAANRELRARVTEACEARGMVAHLPDLASATDNAAMIAYAGALAHAAGVVHGPDLAATSVTALPRETRKGRGVR